The DNA window TTTTGATTGCATCCTACAGAGAGctttaaaatatcaaacattttgaCAACAATTGAGGAAAATTGGAATGTGACCTCTGTATTACATGTTATAATGACAGTGTTGAATTTCTTGAAGTCTAATAATGATACTTGGTTATACAGCTGAATGTCCTATTCCTAGGAGATGCAACTGAATTATTTAAGGATACAGTTTCTTGATGTCCACAAGTTGTTTtcaaatagattaaaagaaagtagtatatatgtctgtgtataaagataaaacaaatataacaaaatgttaacagttgttgAAACTTAAGTGATGGGTATACAGGTTATTCATTGTAGTGTTTCAGTTTTTCTGTgggtttaaaatattcagaataaaaatcAAGGGGAGAAAAATATCTCGTTCTGAATTACTCTCAAGATGTATAAGCTTGAAATTTTCTAGGAGAGTTATTGGGAAATAGTGTTAATTATCAATTCATTTGAACTATCTACTATATTCCAGAGACTGTTAGAGTTAGAGGGACTTTAGAGATTATCCTATCTGGGTCCCTTATTCATACAGGTGAGGAGGTAAGTCCAACAGTAATAGAGTCACTTATTGAAATCACATGGTAAGCCAGTAATAGCACTTGGACAGTGAATTCAGCTCTCCTATTTTCCAGGATATTGCTCTTCCCAATGTACCATGTTACCTCTTCCAGTAAAAGGACTTTGTTTTAGGTAAAGTTGAACTAAGAAAAATGCTGTGTATTACTTTTCTTCCCAGTGTATCTTCAATATGTTCCCCCGCATTTTGACAGTATTGTCAGACTGTGTTTGATCTCTTGATCTGTAGGTCAGGAATTTAGTCAAAGACTTATGCTACTTTTCATAATTGCTCTCCTAGAAATTTTTTGATCATCTGGTTTGAGCTGtgtgttttttgtcatttatttttatcatcctcTAGTTTAAGCTATGAAGAAGGACATCCTTCTCACTCTGAAACAGATCTCCTTCAGAGACAGACTTTTGCAGCCTCTCATCAGCTTCCTGGATATGCTGCCACACCTCAGCCAACCGGTAAAAATTCTCTTGTGAAATATACCACAAATCTGGGTACATTTAGTGAATAAGCAGAAAAATCAATTTTCACATGTTGGGTTATGAAAGTATACAGACATAACGGTTTCATGggaaatgttaaaatgaaaatgagattaAAAGCTTTGTCTTTTACTGCTAGGGAATATCTGTATAACTAATTAGTAGGGAGATCTTTTTTTCATGCATCTCTgtagattttaaattataattacgCTTGagcaaattaatatttgttgctATTCATAATAAAACAGTTTAGGATTGTAGAACTTCTGGCCTCAAATGTCAgagattcctttttaaaataggatccggaatatcattttatattaacatatatttttactttgggATACATTTTATCTTCAAATGTAGGTCTTTCTGGAATATTTGATACTAGTGTGAACAATGCCAGCACTAACACTAAAGAATCTTCAGTGATGAATTTTCTCTCTGCTGTTGAATCCCGAACTGCTCAGGCTGCTTCTTCAGGAACTACTCTTTTACCACAATTCAGGGCCCCATCCTGGCAGACAGGTGATtctttgttttcagaatttttaagtcctttaaaaatatggataaaatttCACTTTTGATAGTCTTGTCATTATAGTAGTGTGGCTGAGAGTGATGTTAATTATTGATTTTCCAGTGAACTTTAAAACCTGgaatttttcactattttaagGTGGACAAAATTCAAGAAATTGTTACTAGCAGAAATTCAGTTTTAGCACTCTGATGAAAACTAGCAAGTTGAAGAAGGCAGGTAATTGTTAAAGATAAATCCTAGATATAAAGTTTTTATCTAGCAATTTAAGTAGTTACTTGTTTACTTGAGAGGAGGaaagattaaatttttatttttatttttttttcctatttcacctTTAtagaggtgtaattgacatataaaactgtaagatatttaaagtgtacattgtggtgatttgatatacatttaCATTGTGAAAGAATCCCCACATCTGGTTAATTAACACAGCTATCacttcacatatttatcttttgtgGGGGGCGGTTGGTGAAagattaaatttcatttcttttagtgaCTTTGGGCTGGATAGGTGTGGTACAGTAAAAAAAACAGTCTTGGAACTGATTTCATCATTAGAGTTATGTAAAGTTATCCTTAACTGAACAGAGTAAGTCAGTCTTTAATAAAAGCCATTAAAAGTTGATATAttatgtacttttctttttaaattttatttatttatttttatttttggctgcgttgggtcttcgttgctgtgcacgggctttttctctggttggggtgagcgggggctactctttgttgcggtgcgcgggcttctcattgcggtggcttctcttgttgtggagcacgggctccaggtgtgtgggcttcagtagttgcagcgcacaggcttagttgctctgtggcatgtgggatcttccccggaccagggctcgaactatgtcccctgcactggcaggcggattctcaaccactgtaccaccagggaagtcctattatgtagttttctattttatttttcttatttcatttttcaactgTTTCCCCCCGCCaaaattgtttgtatatttttttattctttgcagGATGACAGAaaggttaggttttttttaaggtttcattttaaagaatatatttttaagtaatagctataggaaataatattttacattctgaTGTAAACTCCATTAATAGAGCTTCTCCGTATGtcttagaaacattttttctgcttccaaagaaacaatgttttagtatgaaataaagcaatattaaaaaacacaataagggacttccctggtggtccaatggttaagaatccgccttccaacgcaggggatgcgggttcaatccctgcttgggcaactaagcccgcacaccacaactagagagcccgcgggccacaactgctgagcctgcacgctctggagcccacgtgccacaactagagagaagcccatgcgccacaacaaaagatcccatgtgctgcaactaagacccaatgcagcccaataaataaataaatattaaaaaaataaaactacacaatagctttattttttgcttcctgGAATAATTTTACATTACATGTATTTAGTTAGACTTTCTATCTCAGTTTctataattacattattttaaacattaattctAAGCACTATTTATTCCTTCAAGAGTAGCTAGATATTTTCTGTCCTTGTAACGGTAATCCTTTTTCTGTCTGCAttgcgaggcttgtgggatctcagtttcctgaccagggattgaacctgggccccagcagtgaaagtgccgagtcctaaccactggacctccagggaattcccacttttTTGACATTTAATGGAAAGAGgtgaaagaagaatatttttgaaaagggCCAGAGAatcttttttccccaattttgccaaaatgaaaaagaattttttttaatggaaattcactaaaaaatgtgtaaacagacttagagaacgaacttatggttaccggggggaagagtagaggggagggatagacttggagtttgggattgacatgtacacactgctatatttaaaatagataaccaacaaggacctactgtacagcaaagggaatgcTGCTCAATGTTCTGTTAATAACCTAAATAGgaacagaatttgaaaaagaatagctacatgtatatgtataactgaatcattttgttgtacacctgaaactaacacaacattgttaatcaatggtgctccaatataagataaaatttttttaatgtaaacaataaaaaagtgTATAAAATGGAAAGTGATAGTTCCTAATTACAGTCCCCCtttttagagaagagttaacagtTTGGTATTTACTCTTCTTTAATATCTTTGTACATCAAAACTTTTTTTGTATATCCACCTAAGCAATGTTTATAGCATCAGTATTATTAGGATATGCCATAATTATTTTACCAgtctcctgttgatggatatttaggttgtttctacctgTTATTCACAGTAACTATAATGAATATCTTGTTTGAATCTTTGTGTCCACTTATTTCCATAgggtaaatttctagaagtggaactTTTGGATCGCAAGGGTATAACATGTTTTTACTTTTGCTGTATGTGGCAAGAATGCTGTCCTGAAATGTTAATACTCTCTTCTTGACAGTGCTTTATTAATTTCTGATTAGCTTTTTTTGATAAGCATGCATCTATTGTTATTAGAAGTTGTTCATAGGAAGTCAAAACTTGAAAtgcaaggaattttttaaatgcatttattttgataaaagaaaCTTTGCACTGTTAATCTCACTATTTCAGATTTATTACGTTAAATGTAGGCAATTCAGTTTCAATTTTAATGTTATGAACATTTTAGTTTGTCCATTGGTATTTTGCATTGGGATTTCAAGGGAAATTAATCATTAGAGATTATGtacatttttactgttttcttaattatcAAATGACCTTATctgactatatatatgtataatctcaTATTTATGTAACAATCATACATATGAATTGCTGATACCTTTGTAATTTTGTTCCTGCCTTATGAAAGCTAgctattttgaaatgtatttttgaaaatttatgtgCAGAACTAATTTGTCAGGCTTTTCAGTTTTAAAGAGATTTTGATGGATTGAAGGTCATATAAGTTTTATAAGTCTGTATTATGAAAGCAGATATAAGTGTTTGTGCTGTAACTGCATGagcatatttgttttcttttcgtAGGTATGCATTCCTCAGCAGCAACTGAGCTGTTTGTTACTGGACCTTTGCCAACCACTGGAGCACTTCCACCCTCTGCCCTCTCTGCTTATCAGCATCCCACCACCTTCAGCAATAGAAACTTTGCCACCACCTCACCTTTGGTGCTTCAGGATTCAACTTTTAACACTACatcaaatggaattttaaatccTCATGATCCTTTGCTGCAAATCAAGACTTCCCAGGGAACTGTTCCAACCGCTTTGGCATTTGAGCGCCTGGGCAGTTCTGCGATAAGTAACAGCATACCACCTCAGTCTTCAACATACCGCTCAGCTCAAGAGTCTGCACCCCATCTTCTACAACCTCAATTTAGTTTGTTGCCTTCAGCACTTGGAGGAGCCCAGCAAACTCCTCAAGCCTACGGTTCAACTCTCTTTACTAGTTCTACTGCTTCCATTGAAAGAGCTCTTCTTCGAGAATGTAGTGTTATTAAACACCATCAGCGGCCTTCAGGTACCCAGTCTATTCAGGCACAACTGACTGGTTCACAGCATTCCTTACATGGTTATCTATCAAATGCAAGTGTGGTTAATTTTCAGGAAACAAGCAGGCAGTCATCTTTATCCTGTAACCCAATTGGAGATTCTACTCAGGTGAGCAATGGAGGATTGCAACAGAAGACCTCCCAGGTCTCAGTGGAACTTGCTCAGTCCTATTCATCTGCAATTCCATCATCAGGGTATCCTCCTTCTACTACAAAAGTAAAAAGCTGTTCTACAAAACAACCACTAACATCAACCAAGTCCCCCAAACCTCAAAGTATAATTCCTCCTGTGCAAACACTAAGCTATTCCAAACCTTTACATAACCAGAGTTCTGTAATATCAGGCCAAGCACAAATTTATTCTACAGCGCAGCTACCAAGCCTTTTATCAGTTAGTCAGTCTCAAAATTATGGTTTAGTACAGCCACATAATGTGCCATCTATTGTTCATTCACATGTTTATAGGTCCAGCAAAGTTGAGAAGTTGCCATCCTTATATAAAACATTGACTTTTTCTGGGTCATCTCAGACTATAACTTCTGAAAATCCAACACTTAATTATTCTTCTGATCAGCAAGAGGTATTATCTTCAGTTACAAATGAGAATTACCCTGCTCAAACAAGAGATCTATCTTCAGTTAGCCAGTCTCAGAGTTACTCATCTGGTCACTCTCAGGGTTTATCACCAGTTAGTCAGACACAGGTTAGTTATTCATCTCAGTCACAAGTTTTGTCAGTTGTTAGTCCTTCAGAAAGCTATGCTTCAGGGCAGACCCTAACATTAACAGCCCCTTCTCTTTCTTATTCTTCTGCCTCTCGGGCTCAGAATATGCCAGATTCTAGCCCAACTCAGAATTATATTTCTATGCATTCTTCCCAAAATGCTCAGACTCAAGGGTCATCATCTCCCCAGTCCCAAAAGTTTTTGCCTGTTGTCCAGTCATCATCTTTTGCGTCCTCTACTCATTGTCAGACATTACAGAATAACATACCTTCCCCTGATCCAAAGTCTTACGCTGAAAGAAAACTTGACTCAAATGTGTATACATCTTCAAAGCAAGAGGATGATTTTCCAATGCAAGAGTTACAGGTATTACAGCCGCAAGTATCTCTTGAGTCATCAACCCAAAGGCTATCTGATGGGGAAATTAATGTTCCAGAGTCAGCTTATAAGGTGTCAAAGACAGATGACAGATATTCCCAGAGCATAATCAGAAGTAATTCCCATCTTGAAGATCAAGTTGTTGGGATTGTTCTACAagggccaaaaaaagaagaaaacatagttggTTCAGTGGCACAGCTTAACCAACAAGTTGGCCAAGTCAATAATGCAGCAACCCTTGATATAAAGAAGACAACTAATTTAATGCAAACTCCACAAATAAGGCTGAATACTAAAGACCTAAACCAGCAGCATTCTCTTATACAGAAGGTACATGAAGCCAAGGTCCAGGAGCAGCATGATCAAATAATTAATGCCTCATCTCAGATTCAAATTCCAAATAATGCTTTAGGGCATGGCCATCAGGCATCTCTTCCTAATACACAGGTCCTTTTAGATTCTGCCTGTGATTTACAAATTCTTCAGCAGTCAATACTACAGGCCAGTTTAGGACAAGTAAAGGCATCTCTACAAGTACAGCGTGTTCAAAGTCCTCAACAAATAGTACATCCTTTCCTTCAAATGGATGGTCATATTATTCAGAGCAATGGCGATCATTCTCAGCAGCAACTCCATCCTCAAAATTCTGAAATTATGAAAATGGACCTCTCTGAGTCTTCAAAACCATTACAACAACATCTAACAACAAAGGGCCATTTTAGTGAAACAAATCAACATGATTCAAAgaatcattttgtttctcttggatCAATATGTTTCCCAGAGGCAATGCTCCtcagtgatgaaagaaatattttatcaaatgtaGATGATATCTTAGCAGCTACAGCAGCAGCTTGTGGGGTCACACCTTCTGATTTTTCCAAGTCAACTTCAAATGAAACCATTCCTGCTGTTGAAGATGGTGATTCTAAATCTCATTTTCAGCAATCATTAGATGTCAGGCATGTGACGTCAGATTTTAACTCCATAGCAGCTACAGTAGGAAAGCCACCGAATATAAATGATATTTCCTTAAATGGAAATCAAGTTACTGTAAACCTTTCACCAGTACCTACTCTTCAGTCAAAGATGACTCTTGATCCACAGCACATTGAAACACCTGGTCAAAATAAAGCTTCTAAAGTAACTTCACCAGTGGTTGGGCCAGGTCATGAAGTCCAGGAGCAAAGTTCTGGCCCATTCAAGAAACAGTCTGCTACCAATCATGAACCTGAAGAAGATAGCGAAGTACCTGTTGATagtatattaaataataacagaaatcaaGAGTTTGTTTCTAGTAGTAGAAGTATAAGTGGAGAGAGTGCTACATCGGAGAGTGAATTCACTTTAGGGGGTGATGACAGTGGTGTGTCAATGAACCCGACTAGGAGTACACTTGCACTGTTGGCCATGGCCCAACCTGGGGAGCCAATCAGCGTCAAGATTGAAGAGGAAAACCAAGATTTAATGCATTTTAACcttcagaagaagaaaactaaaggaaaaggGCAAACTAAAGAGGAAGacaacagtaatcaaaaacagCTGAAAAGACCTGCCCAAGGCAAACGACAGAATCCAAGGGGAGCAGATATATATTTGCCGTATACTCCCCCTTCCTCGGAAAGCTGCCATGATGGTTATCAGcatcaagaaaaaatgagacagaagatCAAAGAAGTAGAGGAAAAACAGCCAGAAGTCAAAACCGGATTCATTGCCTCTTTCTTAGATTTTCTGAAATCTGGGCCCAAGCAGCAGTTTTCCACTCTTGCTGTACGGATGCCTAACAGGACTAGACGACCAGGAACCCAGACTGTTCGTACATTTTGTCCCCCACCACTTCCAAAGACTGCATCTGCAACACCCACAACTTTAGTGTCTGAAACTGGGGGTAACAGTCCGTCAGAAAAAGCTGATAACGAGCTTAAAAACTCGGAACATTTATCTTCACTTTCTTCTGATGAAGATGATCCTGGAGTATGCAGTCGTGATATTTATAAAAGCACCTCTACTACCGTAAATACTTCGGATGCCACTtctgataaaaagaagaaaacaggtaaagttttaaaatttagattcatAATTATGGCTTTCCACTTTAATTTTTCTGGCTCTATACCAAGTTTTATGCTTTCTTAGCTTGAAGCAGGCCAAAATGCAAGGGTAGGTATCTTAGAgacttacttttttaaattttccttgccTATAGGAAAGTTCTGGGTTTTAGGCTGAGTAGTTCTGGTTTTTCTCAGCTTTTTACCACATGCAACATAATTTACATAGTGCACTATCCACACTTTTCTAACCTGAGACATTTTGAAGTGGCTCATGGATATGAGGCATTGTATTGAGGGCCATGTTGTTATATAAACTGGCATATTTTCTTGATATGCTAATTTTACCTAAAGATCAACATTTTACTATTAAATATGGTTCTTTTGTGTGCAGCATGCAGATtaatataattaagttaaaacttctaaaattttgtGCTGGTTCCGAAGTATATGCCCAAATCCTTGGGTGTGTGTTTCACTTTACTCTGTAGTTAAGGGAACATTTCAAGGAACtgttttgagaagcactgcctcaTGTAAATGATTGACAAGTAGTATAAAAGTTACTATTTTAAAGaacatgctgggcttccctggtggtgtggtggttaggaatccgcctgccaatgcaggagacacgagttcgagccctggtccgggaggatcccacatgctgcagagtgactgggcccgtgtgccacaagtactgagcttacactctagagcccacgagccacaactactgagcctgcgagcaacaactactgaagcccgcgcacctagagcccatgcttcacaacaagagaagccaccgcaatgaaaagcctgtgcactgcaatgcagagtagcccccggttgccacaactagagaaagcctgcgcacagcaacaaagacccaacagccaaaaataaataaaaataaaataaataaatttgaaaaaacaaaagctttaaaaaaaaaataatgctaaggAAAAAAGTACTTATAACAGTAAAATAGCTACcacctctgtgccaggaactattaGCAAT is part of the Balaenoptera musculus isolate JJ_BM4_2016_0621 chromosome 8, mBalMus1.pri.v3, whole genome shotgun sequence genome and encodes:
- the QSER1 gene encoding LOW QUALITY PROTEIN: glutamine and serine-rich protein 1 (The sequence of the model RefSeq protein was modified relative to this genomic sequence to represent the inferred CDS: deleted 1 base in 1 codon); amino-acid sequence: MDRNYATSGFADPPPPPAPPAAPANATAQPPAPAWAYEPRAAAAASSSSCSSGSSPSLKASLSYEEGHPSHSETDLLQRQTFAASHQLPGYAATPQPTGLSGIFDTSVNNASTNTKESSVMNFLSAVESRTAQAASSGTTLLPQFRAPSWQTGMHSSAATELFVTGPLPTTGALPPSALSAYQHPTTFSNRNFATTSPLVLQDSTFNTTSNGILNPHDPLLQIKTSQGTVPTALAFERLGSSAISNSIPPQSSTYRSAQESAPHLLQPQFSLLPSALGGAQQTPQAYGSTLFTSSTASIERALLRECSVIKHHQRPSGTQSIQAQLTGSQHSLHGYLSNASVVNFQETSRQSSLSCNPIGDSTQVSNGGLQQKTSQVSVELAQSYSSAIPSSGYPPSTTKVKSCSTKQPLTSTKSPKPQSIIPPVQTLSYSKPLHNQSSVISGQAQIYSTAQLPSLLSVSQSQNYGLVQPHNVPSIVHSHVYRSSKVEKLPSLYKTLTFSGSSQTITSENPTLNYSSDQQEVLSSVTNENYPAQTRDLSSVSQSQSYSSGHSQGLSPVSQTQVSYSSQSQVLSVVSPSESYASGQTLTLTAPSLSYSSASRAQNMPDSSPTQNYISMHSSQNAQTQGSSSPQSQKFLPVVQSSSFASSTHCQTLQNNIPSPDPKSYAERKLDSNVYTSSKQEDDFPMQELQVLQPQVSLESSTQRLSDGEINVPESAYKVSKTDDRYSQSIIRSNSHLEDQVVGIVLQGPKKEENIVGSVAQLNQQVGQVNNAATLDIKKTTNLMQTPQIRLNTKDLNQQHSLIQKVHEAKVQEQHDQIINASSQIQIPNNALGHGHQASLPNTQVLLDSACDLQILQQSILQASLGQVKASLQVQRVQSPQQIVHPFLQMDGHIIQSNGDHSQQQLHPQNSEIMKMDLSESSKPLQQHLTTKGHFSETNQHDSKNHFVSLGSICFPEAMLLSDERNILSNVDDILAATAAACGVTPSDFSKSTSNETIPAVEDGDSKSHFQQSLDVRHVTSDFNSIAATVGKPPNINDISLNGNQVTVNLSPVPTLQSKMTLDPQHIETPGQNKASKVTSPVVGPGHEVQEQSSGPFKKQSATNHEPEEDSEVPVDSILNNNRNQEFVSSSRSISGESATSESEFTLGGDDSGVSMNPTRSTLALLAMAQPGEPISVKIEEENQDLMHFNLQKKKTKGKGQTKEEDNSNQKQLKRPAQGKRQNPRGADIYLPYTPPSSESCHDGYQHQEKMRQKIKEVEEKQPEVKTGFIASFLDFLKSGPKQQFSTLAVRMPNRTRRPGTQTVRTFCPPPLPKTASATPTTLVSETGGNSPSEKADNELKNSEHLSSLSSDEDDPGVCSRDIYKSTSTTVNTSDATSDKKKKTVSEALQVATTSPTANTTGTATTSSTTVGAVKQEPLYSTSSAVNILENINSAEPPKSIELDGLPSDQFAKGQDTVAIEGFTDEENTESGGEGQYRERDEFVVKIEDIETFKEALKAGKEPPAIWKVQKALLQKFVPEIRDGQREFAATNSYLGYFGDAKSKYKRIYVKFIENTNKKEYVRVCSKKPRNKPSQTIRTVQAKPSSSSKTSDPPTPKTTTTKAPSTKPKVKQLKVKAEPPPKKRKKWKEEFSSSQSDSSPEIHSSSSDDEEFNPPAPFVTRFLNTRAMKETFKSYMELLVSIALDPDTMQALEKSNDELLLPHMKKIDSMLNDNRKRLLLNLHLDQSFKNALESFPELTIITRDSKAKSGGSAISKIKMNGKAYNKKTLRTSKTTTKSAQEFAVDPEKIQLYSLYHSLHHYKYHVYLICKDEISSVQKKNEDLGQEEIVQLCMKNVKWVEDLFEKFGELLNHVQQKCS